GCTTGCGCTGGCCATACGCGAAGAAGTGCTCGACCTGGAAAAGGCCGGCGTGCGCGTGATCCAGATCGACGAGGCGGCGCTGCGCGAAGGTCTTCCGCTGCGCAAGTCGCAGTGGCAGGAGTACCTGGACTGGGCTGTCGAATCTTTCCGCATCACGGCCAACGGCGTGCGCGACGAGACGCAGATCCACACGCACATGTGCTATTCGGAGTTCAACGACATCATCGCGTCGATCGCCGACATGGATGCCGACGTCATCACCATCGAGACCTCGCGTTCGGACATGGAGCTGCTCGATGCCTTCGACAACTTCAAGTACCCCAACGAGATCGGCCCCGGCGTGTACGACATCCACTCGCCGAACATTCCGAGCCAGGAGCACATCGTGCAACTGATGAGGAAGGCGGCGGAGCGCGTTCCTGCCGAACGCCTGTGGGTCAACCCCGACTGCGGCCTGAAGACGCGCCAGTGGGCGGAAGTGGTGCCGGCGCTGACCAACATGGTGGCGGCCGCCAAGACGCTGCGCGCATTGGCCTGAGCTCAGCGCGGACTCCACCGGCCCCTTCTAGGGATGCCAGGTGGAGACCACCGCTGGAGTCTGCGCAGTGGGCCGGCCGGCCAACGCATAGGAGAGTTCGTTCGCGGCCTTCATGATCGTCTTCGCGTGGCCGAGCAGCTTTGCCTTGGGCAGCCGGTCCGCGGGGCCCGAGATGCACACCGAACCCAGCAGCGCCCAGCGCAGGCCAAAGACCGGCGCCGACACGGTCGCCACGTTCTTCTCGCGCTCGCCGATGGAGAAGTGATAGCCCTTCTTGCGGATGTCTTCATACAGCTTTCCGGGCTCGCCGGAGAACGCAAGAATCACCCGCCCCGGCGACCCCTTTTCCAGCGGCAACATCGCGCCCATGCGTGCGTGGTGCCGGATGGGCTGCGGCCCTTCCACGCGCGCCAGGCAAGTCCTGGAATTTCCTTCGCGCACATAGAACGCCGCGCTCTCGCCCGTTGCATGCGACAGGGCGAGCAGCATCGGCTCCACCACATTGTTGGCATCGAAGCTGGCTTGGTAGCGGGCTCCGAGCCAGCCTGCCGCGGGCCCCAGCCGCCATTCGCCGTCGTCGCGCTGCACCACGTAGCCGGCAAGCGCCAGCGTGCGCAGCAGCCGCAGCGCGGTTGTCTTGTGCATGTGGCTGCGGCGGGTCAGCTCGGCCAGCGAGAGGCGCTCGTCCTGCATGCCGAAGGCATCGAGCAGCTGCAGGGCACGGGTGACGGCGGTTACGCCGCCAGTGGCGCCTTCGTCCACTTCACGCGGCTCTTCGATGACTTCGGTCGGCCTCTTGGCTGCGGGTGACTTGTTTCGCACAGTGGTCCATGGTCCGTTCAGTGGACCACCATTGTATGGAGCGGAACGCAAATCTAAAGTCACTTCATGCCTGAGAGCACCACCGCTCGCAGGCACTGATTGATCGAACGATTCCGGAGACAAGACAAATGCGTACCTCGAGCCCCAGCTCCATTCCTCGCCGCGCGGCCATCGGCCTCGCCCTTCTGTTTTCTTGCGGCGTGACGCTGGCGCAAGGCTATCCGGCGCGACCCATCCGCCTCGTCGTGCCGTTCCCGCCGGGCGGCGGCACGGACATCATTGCCCGCGAGGTGGCAAACAAGGTCGCGACCTCGGAGGGCTGGACCATCGTCATCGACAACAAGCCCGGCTCTGGCGGCAACATCGGTGTCGACGCGGCGGCCAAGGCCAACCCCGACGGCTACACGCTGGTGCTGGGGCAGACCAGCAACCTCGCGATCAATCCGACGCTCTACGCCAAGCTGCCCTACGACCCGGTGAAGGACCTCGCAGCTGTCGGCCTCGTCGCCTCCGCGCCGCTGGTGCTGGTGGTCTCGGCCGCATCGCCCTACAAGAAGCTCGCGGACGTGGTCGCCGCAGCCAAGGCCAAGCCCACCGCACTCAACTACGCGAGCTCGGGCAACGGCACGGTGGCCCATCTCGCCACCGAGCAGTTCCAGAAGGCCGCGGGCGTGCAGTTCACGCATGTTCCCTACAAGGGCGCATCGCAAGGCCTGACCGACCTGGTCGGCGGCCAGATCCAGATGTACATCTCGTCCGTGCCGACCCTGATCGCGCAGATCAAGAGCGGCCAGTTGCGCGCGCTGGCCGTGACCTCGCTGCAACGCAACCGCGACTTGCCTGACGTGCCCACCATGGCCGAGTCGGGCTACAAGGATTTCGAGGCCGTCACCTGGTTCGGCGTGGCAGGCCCCGCGGCCATGCCGAAGGATGCGGTCACCAAGCTCAACGCAGCCTTCAACAAGGCGCTCGCCACGCCTGAAGTGCAGAAGAAGCTCGCGGCGCAAGGCGCGGAGGTGATGTCCGGCCCGCCCGAGAAGTTCGCATCGCTGATTCGCACGGACGGCGTTCGCTGGGGCGCCGTCGTCAAGGTTTCGGGCATCAAGCTGGATTGAGCGCCCTTCTTCATCCCATCACTTCTGAAAGCACCCTCATGTCATCGCCCCTCCCCGACATCGTCCGCAACTTCGAGCGCGTGCCCGCGCACATCGTGGCGCAGGCCGCCGAATTCCAGCCAGCCATCCTGGCCGACGTGGCCGGGCGCCGCGGCGCGGTGGACGGCCGCATCAAGGCGCTGCGCCCTCGCATGAAGCTGGCCGGCACCGCGATCACCGTGGAGGTGCGCCCCGGCGACAACCTGATGATCCATGCCGCCATTGCCATGGCGAAGCCCGGCGACGTGCTCGTCATCGACGGCAAGGGAGACCAGACCTGCGCGCTCATGGGCACGATCATGATGACCGCCTGCAAGCAGGTCGGCATTGCCGGCGTGGTCATCGACGGGGCCTGCCGCGACAGCAACGAGATCGACGAGATGGACTTTCCGGTGTTCTCGGTCGGCACCAATCCGAACGGGCCGACCAAGAACATCGGCGGACGCATCGGCCATCCGGTGTCGATCGGCGGCGTCACGGTGCATCCGGGCGACTTCATCGTCGGTGACGGCGACGGCGTGGTCGTGGTGGAGCGCGAAAAAATCGAGTCGCTGCTGCCTCTCGCTGCGAAGAAAGTGAAGGACGAGGCCGCGCGCATCGCCGCCATCAAGGGCGGGGACACCGCCGCCAAGTGGCTCGATGCAGCGCTGCGCACGGCCGGTGTGCTGAAGGAGGGCGAGACGCTGTGAGAGCCATCCTGGTAACGGGCGCCGACCTCGCGCCGCAGGCACTCGACCTCCTCGAGGGATACGAAGTCATCTACGCGGGCAAGACGCCGACCGAGGACGACCTCGTGGCGCTGTGCCGCGCGCATGACCCCGTGGCCATCATCGTCCGCTACGGCAAGGTGGGCGCGGCGGTCATGAACGCGGCCTCTTCGCTCAAGGTGATCTCCAAGCACGGCAGCGGCACGGACACGATCGACAAGGCGGCCGCACAGGCGCGCGGCATCGAAGTGGTCGCGGCCGTGGGCGCCAATGCCGCGGCGGTGGCCGAGCAGGCGCTCGCGCTGCTCCTGGCCTGCGCCAAGTCGGTGGTGGCGCTGGACGCGCGCATGCATGCCGGCCACTGGGACAAGGCAACGCACAAGAGCCTCGAGCTCGGCGGCCGCACCATCGGCCTCATCGGGCTCGGCGCCATCGGGCTGCGTTTCGCGCGCATGGCCGATGCGCTGGGCATGCGCGTGCTTGGGTTCGATCCGTACGCCAAGAACCTTCCGGCGTACGTACAAGCCGTGGACCTGGCGACCATCTGGGCCGAATCGGATGCCATCTCTCTGCACTGCCCGTTGACGGACGACAACCGCGGGCTGCTCAACGCCGAGACGCTGGCACGATGCAAGCGCGGCGTGATCGTCATCAACACGGCACGCGGCGGCCTGATCGAAGAGGCTGCGCTGCTGGCGGCGGTCCGCTCGGGCCAGGTGGCCATGGCCGGGCTGGACAGCTTCGCGGTCGAGCCGATGGCGCCCGGCCATCCGTTCCAGGGCGAGAAGAACTTCGTGCTGAGCCCCCACATCGGCGGCGTGACCAGCGATGCCTACGTGAACATGGGCGTGGGTGCGGCGAAGAATCTGCTGCAAGTCATCACACGCCAGACGACGGCCGCTTGAGAGCCTGAGGCTCGGGGCTGCAGGGCAGCCTGCATCATCCGGACCAGAACAAGGAGACAAGAATGAACAGAGGCAAGAACGCCCGCCGGGCGATGGCCATGCTCGGGCTGATTGGGCTTCAGGCCGCGCTGGCAACAGCGCATGCGCAGACCTGGCCAGCCAAGCCGGTGCGCATCCTCGTCGGCTTTTCCGCAGGCGGCCCCACCGATGTGGTGGCGCGCGCCTTTGCCGACCATGCATCGCGCGCCCTGGGCCAGCCCTTCATCGTCGACAACAAGCCCGGCGCCAACACGATCCTCGCAGCCGAGGCAGTCGCTGCCGCGCCGGCCGACGGCTACACGCTGCTGCTGGGCGCAACGAATCACACGATGATCCCCGCTCTCTACAGCCAGCGGGTCAAGTTCGACGCCGTGCGGTCGTTCGCTCCGGTGTGCTCGCTCGCCGTGAGCCCGACGGTGCTGGTCGTCGGGCCATCGATGCCCGTCAAGTCGTTCGGCGCGTTCCTGCAGGCGGTGAAGGCCGAACCGGGCAAGCGCACCTATGCCACGCCGGGCTCGGGCAGCTCGGGGCATTTCGCGAGTGCGCAGTTCACGCGGCTGACAGGCACGTCGATGAACCACATTCCGTACAAGGGCGCGGCGCAGGCGACGACCGATCTCATGGGAGGCCAGGTCGACAGCTCTTTCGCCACGCTGGGCTCGGTGCTCACACAGGTGCAGTCGGGCAAGCTGACGGCCCTGGCCGTGGCGGCGCCGAAGCGATCGGCATTGCTGCCGGACGTGCCGACTTTCGAGGAGGTGGGCGTCAAGGGCTACACGGCTGACGCGTGGTACGGCCTGCTTGCGCCCGCCAGAACGCCGCCGGAAGTCCTGGCCGTGCTGCGCCGCGCAGCCACCGAGTTTGCGCAAGCGCCGGCCACGCAAGAGAAGCTGCGCTCGCTCGGCATGGAAGCACAGAACACCTGCGCCGATGCCTTCGGCGCGCAACTGGCGCGCGAGGTCAGGCTCTACGGCGAGGTGGCCCGAACGCTCGACCTCAAGACCGAATGACCGCACACCCCAAGGAATCCATGATGAAGGCCATCCAACGCATGCTCGCCGCATGCCTCTTCACTGCTGCCGTGTCCGCACAGGCGGCCTTTCCGGACCGCCCCATCACGCTCGTCGTGCCGTATGCGCCGGGCGGCTCCGCGGACGCGCTGGCGCGCGTGCTGGCGGTGCGCATGGGCGAGAAGCTGGGCACCAGCGTGATCGTCGACAACAGGCCCGGCGCCAGCGGAACCATCGGCGCGAGCTTTGCCGCCAAGGCCGCGCCCGACGGCTACACGGTGCTCTACGACGCCACGCCGTACTCGATTAATCCACATCTCTTTCCCCGCATGCCGTACGCCGGCAATGCCCTGCAGCCGCTGGCGCTCGTCTCGCTGGCGCCCAACATCGTGATCGTCCGCGCGGAGTCGCCGGTGAAGAGCATCAAGGACCTCGCGGACCGGGCGAAGGCCGAACCCGGGAAACTCAACTTCGCATCGGGCGGAAGCGGCACCGTGCAGCGGCTGGCGGCGGAACTGCTGCGCCAGCGGCTCGGGCTCGACATGGTGCATGTCGGCTACAAGAGCGGCGGCCCCGCCATCTCCGACGTCATGGGCGGGCAGGTCGACTTCATGTTCAGCACCATCGCGGCGTCGTATCCGCTCGTGTCTTCCGGCAAGCTGCGCGCGCTGGCGGTGTCGTCGCCGCAGCGCTCTGCGCGCCTGCCCGATGTGCCGACCATCGCCGAAACCGTTGCGCCCGGCTACGAGGCCTACGAGTGGAACGGCCTGCTCCTGCCGGCGGGCACGCCCGCGCCCATCGCCGACAAACTCCACAAGGCGGTGGTCGATGCCCTGAAGAATGACGAAGTGAAGCGGCGCTTCGTGGATGTGGGCGTGCAGCCGGTCGGCTCGACGCCATCCGAGTTCGCCGACTTCCTGAAGAAGGAAGATGCGAAGTGGGCGGAAGTGATCCGCAAGGGCAACATCAAGCTCGACTGAAGACAGCCATGAACCAAGCCCCCGACGCGCAGCCGGTGCCCCATTCGGTGGGGACGAACCGGCCCGCGGCTGCACTGCCCGCCGACGCCTGCGACAGCCACATGCACATCTTCGACCCGCGCTTCGCCGCGTCGCCGCACTGGAAGCGCCAGCCGCCGCGCGCCGAGGTGGCAGCCTATCGCTTGCTCCAGCAGCGGCTAGGAACCTCGCGCACGGTGGTCGTCAATCCCTCGACCTACGGCACGGACAACGCCTGCACGCTCGACGCGCTCGCGCAACTGGGCGAGCGTGCGCGCGGCATCGCAGTCGTCGGCCAGGACGTGGCCGACGACGAACTCGACCGCCTGGCGGCGCATCGCATCTGCGGCTTGCGCGTGAACTTCGTGACGCCGCAGTCCTGGGGCGTCACCACGCCGCAGATGCTGACGACGCTGGCACGCAAGGTGGCCCGGCTGGGCTGGCACATCCAGGTCTTCCTGCAACCCGAACAACTGATGGAACTCGCGCCGATATTGGCGACACTCCCGGTACCGCTGGTGATAGACCACATGGCCCGCATCGACCCGGCCGACGGCGTCGATGGCGCGGCGTTTGCGGTGGCGCGACGGCTGCTCGACGGCGGCAACACGTGGATGAAGCTGTCGGGCGTCTACATGCGATCGCGCGACGGAGCGCCCGCCTACCAGGATGCCTTCGCGCTGGGCCGTGCGCTGGTCAAGGCAGCACCGGAACGGCTGGTCTGGGGCAGCGACTGGCCTCACACCACGGAGACTCCCGGAACCGTCAACGACGCCGACCTGGCAAACGTGCTGTCGGCATGGTGCGATGGCGCCACCGCCGTGCGCGACCGCATCCTGGTCGACAACCCGGCGAGGCTCTATGGCTTCGCGATGACCTGATCGCAGAGGAGACCGACTTGTACCTGCTTCAAGCGCCCCAGGTGCTGGACCTGCAGACCTTCACCAGCATGCCCGAGTCCTTTCGCCGCCCGGAGCCCAGCGTCTGGGCCGATGCCAATCGCGGCGGGCAGGTGACCGACTCCTTCCTCGAAGGCCCTGTGTTCGACGACGACGGCAACCTCTACGTCACGGACATCCCTTTCGGCCGGATCTTCCGCATCGACACATCGGGCGAATGGACACTGGTCGCCGAATACGACGGCGAGCCGAACGGCATGAAGTTCGTCGACGCACACGCCCTGCTCGTCACCGACTACAAGAACGGCCTGATGCGGGTGGATGTGCGAACCGGCCGCATCACGCCACACCTTCAGCGGCGCAACACCGAGAGCTTCAAGGGCGTGAACGACCTGGTGCTCGATGCGCGAGGCAACGTGTATTTCACGGACCAGGGCCAGAGCGGCTTGCACGACCCATCGGGTCGCCTGTATCGCCTGAGGCCCGACGGGCAGCTCGACCTGCTGCTGTCCAACGTGCCCAGCCCGAATGGCGTCGCCCTCTCGCCGGACGGCAAGGTGCTCTATCTCGCGGTGACGCGCGGCAACTGCGTCTGGCGCGCGCCCTTGCTGGCCGACGGGAGCGTTGCCAAGGTGAGCCAGTTCTTCACGTCCTACGGGCCCAGCGGCCCTGATGGGCTCGCGGTCGACACGCAGGGGCGAGTGCTGGTGGCCAACCCCGGCCTGGGCTATGTCTGGGTGCTCAACACGCGCGCCGAACCCGTCATGGTGCTGCGCGGGCCCACCGGTGCGTCGACGACGAACATTGCCTTCGGCGGCCCTGGCAGGTCGACCTTGTTCGTCACCGACTCCACGCACGGCAACGTGCTGAAGCTGGCACTCGACGCTCCTGGCGTGGAACTTCATCGCTGGTCGTCCTAGCCCCGCAGCGGGCTTTTTTCGATTTGTTTCAAAAAAGGCCTTTACCTCCCGAAGGAAACTTTCCCGGTCTTTTGCACACCTATCACGCATTGTTTGCAAAACCCAACACCGAGGAACACTCCATGCGTCTCACGACGAAGGGCGGCTTCGCCTTGACGGCCATGATCGATGTCGCCATGCGCGAACGGGATGGCCCCGTACCGTTGGCGTCGATCAGCCGACGACAGCACATTGCCCGCTCGTCGCTCGAACTGCTGTTCAGCAAGCTGCGCCAGCATGCGCTGATCAAGGCAACGCGCGGACCGGGCGGCGGCTACACGCTGACGCGCAGGGCGTCCGAAATCACCGTGGCGGACATCCTCGCTTCGGTCGATGGCCAGCCACTGGCCGACACCGAAGCCTCGACGAACAAGGAAGACGCCGGCAGCAGCAAGGGCTGCTACTCGACCGATGCGTTGTGGGCCTCCGCCAAGCACCATGTCATGGAATTCCTGGGCTCCGTCACGCTGCAGAGCCTGGTCGAAGACCAGCTGGCCAAGGGCGTGCGCGTCGAGCACGAGCCCCCGAAGAAGAAAGAAGCCCCACCGAGCCCCGCGGCCCTGCCGATGCGCGTGAACGCGCCGAACTCGGTGTTCGCGTGGAACGGCGTGTTCGCCAAGCGCTGAAGACAAAGCAGGCTTTACATGGCCGACTGACCTGAAACGCAAGGCGCATTACGGGTTTTGAAAACTCGTACGGCAAGGGATCGATGCTTCCGGAAAACGCCGGAGGCCCTTGCCGGAGATCGCCTTGGTTTCTCTTTCCGCACGCCCCCACGCGGCCTGTGTCCGCCTGTCCGACATCGCTTTCACGCTGCTTGCCATCCTTGCGATCGGTGCGCTGGTCCCCGCCTGCGGAGGCGACAGGGGCAGCAGCAATAGCCACAGCAGCAGTGCCCCGACCCGTCCGGCAGCGTCCGCGAAAGCTCCCGACGACGCACCCCGCGACTGCACCGTCACCCTGGAGGGCGACTCGATCCTCCACGGTGCCTACGGCTACAACAAGCGCTTCGACGAGCCGCCCGCGGCGATGCTCAAGCGCCTGCGGCCGGCCTACACGGTGTTCGACAACAGCGCGCCGGGGTCGACAGCCACCCAGCGCGCGCCCGCCTTCTCCAGCACACCGCTGACCACGCATTTCGTGGTGCTGCAACACGGCATCAACGACGGGCAGTTCGGCCAGCCCTACGAGCCGGCGCTGCGCCGCATGGTGGCGCACGTGCAGGCCCAGGGGCGCACGCCGGTCATCACCGGCCTCAGCCGCCAGACGCACCCCGCACCGGGCAGGGACGCGGCCGACAACATCGCCCGGCGCGTGGCCGGCGAAACCGGCGCGCTGTTTGCCGACTGGGGCGCCGTTTCCTTCAAGCCCGCCGAAATGGCCGACGTGCTGCACCCCGCGCCCGCCTACAGCGAACGGCTGGTCGGGCGCATCGTGGCCTTGCTCGACCAGGCCGCGCCCGAGTGCAGGTACTGACGCCCGCAACTTTTTTCGATGCGCCATTACGGGTTTTGGCGGCTCCGTTCGGCAAGGAAGTGAATTCACCTGAGACCGAAAGAGGAGCCGCCTCGCCATGCTTCAGAGCACTTTCCATACACCATCGCCCAAGTCGCTCACATCGCCCCGCCAGGAGGCTGCCAGATGAGCGTCAGCAGCCTTTGCATCGTCGCGACCGCCTTCTTCGCGCTCGGCGCCGTCTGGTTCACGGGCAAGGCGCTCAGTGTGCGCGCCGCGGGCACGCCGCCGGCCCACATCGGCGCGCGGCCGGGGCCCGTCGCCACGCGCGAGCGCATCGACCTGCGACAGCCGCTGCGCGCGCTCGCCGTCACCCACGGGGCGACGCTGGCGCAACGCGGCATCGGGCTCGACCTGCGCCTGCCGGAAGATCCGCTGCCGGTGGCCGTGATCGCCGGCGACCTGCCCCAGCTCATGGCGCACATCGCCGACGCGGCGGCCGCCACCTTGCCGCAGGGCACGACGCTGCACGTGCTGGCGCGCGCCGAAGGGCACCAGGCGGTGATCAGCTGGCGCGAGGCCACTATCGACAGCGACACCGGCATCGACGCACCCCGCCTGTCGCACGCCTTCGAAACCAGCGCCGGCCGCGCGGCCACGCCCCGCATCCATGCCTGCCGGGCCATCGTGGCGCGGCACGGCGCGCGCATCTACACCGCGCCCTCGCCTCTGGGCGACGGCTGTCTCACGCTGCGGTTTCCGCTGTACGGCGACCGCGCGGCGCGTGCCCCGAAGGGGTTGCTGTGATGGCCACCCCCTGGCTCTTCGTGCCGCCGCGCCCCCGCGCACGAACACGGGCGCGAGCCACCGTCGGTGTCACTGGCTCCCTGCGCTCCTGGCTGGCCAGCGTGTGCTGCCTCGGCGCGGCGGCGGGCGGCCTTGCGCTGTCGATCGGCCTCGGGCGCTGCGAGGCTGGCAGCACCAGCGCCACCAGCCTGTCCACGCTCGCGCCGATCATGCAGACCCGGGGCCATCCCCCGGCGGGATGCAGCCGCGGCAGTAAATCTTTCACAAATGTCAACCCAGTGAGATAGATTCATGCCTGCAACGCTCGCTGCGTTCCCGAACGACTTCTCTCTGCCTTCCATGCCGGACCGTCCTCCCACGCGCAGTGTGGAAACCCTCTATGGCGACCACCACGGCTGGCTGCTCGGATGGCTGCGCCGCAAGCTCGGCCACGCGGGCGACGCCGCCGACCTCGCACAGGACACATTCGTGCGCGTGCTGGGCCGTCCGGGCGATGTCGAAGAGGTGCGCGAGCCGCGTGCCTGGCTCACCACCATCGCGCACGGCCTCGTGGTCGACCAC
This is a stretch of genomic DNA from Variovorax paradoxus. It encodes these proteins:
- a CDS encoding IclR family transcriptional regulator; translated protein: MEEPREVDEGATGGVTAVTRALQLLDAFGMQDERLSLAELTRRSHMHKTTALRLLRTLALAGYVVQRDDGEWRLGPAAGWLGARYQASFDANNVVEPMLLALSHATGESAAFYVREGNSRTCLARVEGPQPIRHHARMGAMLPLEKGSPGRVILAFSGEPGKLYEDIRKKGYHFSIGEREKNVATVSAPVFGLRWALLGSVCISGPADRLPKAKLLGHAKTIMKAANELSYALAGRPTAQTPAVVSTWHP
- a CDS encoding Bug family tripartite tricarboxylate transporter substrate binding protein, which codes for MRTSSPSSIPRRAAIGLALLFSCGVTLAQGYPARPIRLVVPFPPGGGTDIIAREVANKVATSEGWTIVIDNKPGSGGNIGVDAAAKANPDGYTLVLGQTSNLAINPTLYAKLPYDPVKDLAAVGLVASAPLVLVVSAASPYKKLADVVAAAKAKPTALNYASSGNGTVAHLATEQFQKAAGVQFTHVPYKGASQGLTDLVGGQIQMYISSVPTLIAQIKSGQLRALAVTSLQRNRDLPDVPTMAESGYKDFEAVTWFGVAGPAAMPKDAVTKLNAAFNKALATPEVQKKLAAQGAEVMSGPPEKFASLIRTDGVRWGAVVKVSGIKLD
- a CDS encoding RraA family protein, whose translation is MSSPLPDIVRNFERVPAHIVAQAAEFQPAILADVAGRRGAVDGRIKALRPRMKLAGTAITVEVRPGDNLMIHAAIAMAKPGDVLVIDGKGDQTCALMGTIMMTACKQVGIAGVVIDGACRDSNEIDEMDFPVFSVGTNPNGPTKNIGGRIGHPVSIGGVTVHPGDFIVGDGDGVVVVEREKIESLLPLAAKKVKDEAARIAAIKGGDTAAKWLDAALRTAGVLKEGETL
- a CDS encoding NAD(P)-dependent oxidoreductase — its product is MRAILVTGADLAPQALDLLEGYEVIYAGKTPTEDDLVALCRAHDPVAIIVRYGKVGAAVMNAASSLKVISKHGSGTDTIDKAAAQARGIEVVAAVGANAAAVAEQALALLLACAKSVVALDARMHAGHWDKATHKSLELGGRTIGLIGLGAIGLRFARMADALGMRVLGFDPYAKNLPAYVQAVDLATIWAESDAISLHCPLTDDNRGLLNAETLARCKRGVIVINTARGGLIEEAALLAAVRSGQVAMAGLDSFAVEPMAPGHPFQGEKNFVLSPHIGGVTSDAYVNMGVGAAKNLLQVITRQTTAA
- a CDS encoding Bug family tripartite tricarboxylate transporter substrate binding protein, coding for MNRGKNARRAMAMLGLIGLQAALATAHAQTWPAKPVRILVGFSAGGPTDVVARAFADHASRALGQPFIVDNKPGANTILAAEAVAAAPADGYTLLLGATNHTMIPALYSQRVKFDAVRSFAPVCSLAVSPTVLVVGPSMPVKSFGAFLQAVKAEPGKRTYATPGSGSSGHFASAQFTRLTGTSMNHIPYKGAAQATTDLMGGQVDSSFATLGSVLTQVQSGKLTALAVAAPKRSALLPDVPTFEEVGVKGYTADAWYGLLAPARTPPEVLAVLRRAATEFAQAPATQEKLRSLGMEAQNTCADAFGAQLAREVRLYGEVARTLDLKTE
- a CDS encoding Bug family tripartite tricarboxylate transporter substrate binding protein, which codes for MKAIQRMLAACLFTAAVSAQAAFPDRPITLVVPYAPGGSADALARVLAVRMGEKLGTSVIVDNRPGASGTIGASFAAKAAPDGYTVLYDATPYSINPHLFPRMPYAGNALQPLALVSLAPNIVIVRAESPVKSIKDLADRAKAEPGKLNFASGGSGTVQRLAAELLRQRLGLDMVHVGYKSGGPAISDVMGGQVDFMFSTIAASYPLVSSGKLRALAVSSPQRSARLPDVPTIAETVAPGYEAYEWNGLLLPAGTPAPIADKLHKAVVDALKNDEVKRRFVDVGVQPVGSTPSEFADFLKKEDAKWAEVIRKGNIKLD
- a CDS encoding amidohydrolase family protein, coding for MNQAPDAQPVPHSVGTNRPAAALPADACDSHMHIFDPRFAASPHWKRQPPRAEVAAYRLLQQRLGTSRTVVVNPSTYGTDNACTLDALAQLGERARGIAVVGQDVADDELDRLAAHRICGLRVNFVTPQSWGVTTPQMLTTLARKVARLGWHIQVFLQPEQLMELAPILATLPVPLVIDHMARIDPADGVDGAAFAVARRLLDGGNTWMKLSGVYMRSRDGAPAYQDAFALGRALVKAAPERLVWGSDWPHTTETPGTVNDADLANVLSAWCDGATAVRDRILVDNPARLYGFAMT
- a CDS encoding SMP-30/gluconolactonase/LRE family protein, which translates into the protein MYLLQAPQVLDLQTFTSMPESFRRPEPSVWADANRGGQVTDSFLEGPVFDDDGNLYVTDIPFGRIFRIDTSGEWTLVAEYDGEPNGMKFVDAHALLVTDYKNGLMRVDVRTGRITPHLQRRNTESFKGVNDLVLDARGNVYFTDQGQSGLHDPSGRLYRLRPDGQLDLLLSNVPSPNGVALSPDGKVLYLAVTRGNCVWRAPLLADGSVAKVSQFFTSYGPSGPDGLAVDTQGRVLVANPGLGYVWVLNTRAEPVMVLRGPTGASTTNIAFGGPGRSTLFVTDSTHGNVLKLALDAPGVELHRWSS
- a CDS encoding Rrf2 family transcriptional regulator, with amino-acid sequence MRLTTKGGFALTAMIDVAMRERDGPVPLASISRRQHIARSSLELLFSKLRQHALIKATRGPGGGYTLTRRASEITVADILASVDGQPLADTEASTNKEDAGSSKGCYSTDALWASAKHHVMEFLGSVTLQSLVEDQLAKGVRVEHEPPKKKEAPPSPAALPMRVNAPNSVFAWNGVFAKR
- a CDS encoding SGNH/GDSL hydrolase family protein, which gives rise to MVSLSARPHAACVRLSDIAFTLLAILAIGALVPACGGDRGSSNSHSSSAPTRPAASAKAPDDAPRDCTVTLEGDSILHGAYGYNKRFDEPPAAMLKRLRPAYTVFDNSAPGSTATQRAPAFSSTPLTTHFVVLQHGINDGQFGQPYEPALRRMVAHVQAQGRTPVITGLSRQTHPAPGRDAADNIARRVAGETGALFADWGAVSFKPAEMADVLHPAPAYSERLVGRIVALLDQAAPECRY